One Sporocytophaga myxococcoides DNA segment encodes these proteins:
- a CDS encoding aldo/keto reductase — MDLIRFGSTRLMVSRIGLGLAALGRPGYINIGHGKDLNFDYDIKAMQSQTVKMLDFAYRLGIRYFDVARSYGRGEEFLSHWIEGNRERKDFIVGSKWGYTYTADWKVNAEKHEVKEHSVDVLTRQYPESKKLLGDYLSVYHIHSATLDSGVLDNKEVLEKLWQLKESGVIIGLSLSGTGQGETLDKALNIQSGGGRLFQSVQVTWNLLEQSSTDVLKKASANGCGIIVKEVLANGRLTNRNVDLSFKNKKEILDKLAVKYRCGIDSLSMAYVLNQDWANVVLSGASTEEQLKSNVESLKIVLDDKDIAILESFKEEPRTYWNSRAQLNWN, encoded by the coding sequence ATGGACTTAATAAGATTTGGCTCAACGAGGTTAATGGTATCTCGCATAGGTCTCGGGCTTGCTGCATTAGGAAGGCCGGGTTATATCAATATCGGACATGGGAAGGATCTTAACTTTGATTATGATATTAAAGCGATGCAATCACAGACAGTAAAAATGCTGGATTTCGCTTATAGACTTGGAATCAGGTACTTTGATGTGGCAAGGAGTTATGGCAGAGGAGAAGAATTTTTGTCTCATTGGATAGAAGGAAACAGGGAAAGGAAGGATTTTATTGTTGGTTCCAAATGGGGTTATACATATACGGCTGATTGGAAAGTTAATGCTGAAAAGCATGAAGTGAAAGAACATTCTGTTGATGTGCTTACTCGTCAGTATCCTGAATCTAAAAAGCTATTAGGAGATTATCTATCAGTCTATCATATTCATTCGGCCACATTAGACAGTGGAGTTCTTGATAATAAAGAAGTTCTTGAGAAGTTGTGGCAGTTAAAGGAATCAGGGGTAATAATCGGCCTTTCACTGAGTGGTACTGGTCAGGGTGAGACGCTGGATAAAGCGTTGAATATTCAAAGTGGCGGAGGCAGGCTTTTTCAGTCAGTTCAGGTAACGTGGAACTTGCTTGAGCAATCTTCAACAGATGTTCTGAAAAAAGCTTCAGCCAATGGTTGTGGAATCATTGTAAAGGAAGTGCTGGCTAATGGTAGACTGACCAATCGAAATGTGGACTTATCTTTTAAAAATAAAAAGGAAATATTAGATAAGCTGGCTGTTAAATATAGGTGCGGAATTGATTCCTTATCTATGGCATATGTATTAAATCAGGATTGGGCTAATGTAGTCCTTAGTGGGGCATCGACTGAGGAACAATTGAAATCGAATGTAGAATCATTAAAAATTGTGCTGGATGACAAGGATATTGCAATTTTAGAAAGTTTCAAGGAAGAGCCCAGGACATATTGGAATTCAAGAGCGCAACTTAACTGGAATTAA
- a CDS encoding 4Fe-4S dicluster domain-containing protein, producing the protein MAILITEECINCGACEPECPNTAIYENGAEWNYSKGTSLTEIELEDGAHIDASLMNEPISNDFFYIVPNKCTECTGFHEEPQCAAVCPVDCCVPDPDFQETQEILLAKKAWLHNEN; encoded by the coding sequence ATGGCTATTTTAATTACTGAAGAATGCATTAACTGTGGGGCTTGCGAGCCCGAATGTCCCAATACTGCGATTTATGAAAACGGTGCGGAATGGAATTATTCAAAAGGCACAAGTCTTACGGAAATTGAACTTGAAGATGGGGCTCATATTGATGCGAGTTTAATGAATGAGCCTATTTCAAATGATTTCTTCTATATAGTGCCTAATAAATGTACAGAATGTACAGGTTTTCACGAAGAGCCTCAATGCGCTGCAGTTTGTCCTGTAGACTGTTGTGTGCCTGACCCTGATTTTCAGGAAACTCAGGAAATATTACTAGCCAAAAAAGCCTGGCTGCATAACGAAAATTAA
- a CDS encoding PAS domain-containing protein — MITSSKNSAELVNIKPQFLSYSLISLFILGLALSFVYDTFLIAIIVGSLNLIMYFSTLTLAPDKLWYQYVGSLSLGIFMAQFIYQMHGMIEMHFFAFIGSIILIYYRNWKNQIPLAILVIVHHALFGYLQYTGMKEVYFTTADYMPLTTFIIHASLAAIIFFLCGYWSYEFETSAKISLASNAKLTRQLEIINKGIEFAENIANGNLEKEFKAEEEDKLGLALIRMHKYISEATQKTENENFVNIGIAKISELIRANDKKLDDLSDKAISFLTKYIGANQGSLFILNDYENDKYLELMGCYAYGQKKYIKTSILPGEGLAGQCYLEKDLIILSDVPKDYIRITSGLGEALPRFVVICPLMVNDTVYGVMEFACFEKIESHKIELLKKVGESLAASITSLRTNLQTQKLLHETQVQTESMREQEEELRQNLEELNASQEELSRIVSISENQRVEMEIREKVFSLTTILSESDLYGNITLANEKLCEVSKYSAEELIGKPHKTFRHPDMPPELFKIFWSTIKRGETFHGIIKNKAKDGSHYWVDAHIVPVFDENGNLKKYIGARYHITSDEFAEKMYNLQAQRLGLPLITDSQYI, encoded by the coding sequence ATGATTACTTCTAGTAAAAACTCTGCAGAACTTGTGAATATCAAACCTCAATTTCTCAGTTATTCTCTTATTTCTTTATTTATACTTGGACTTGCTCTTTCATTTGTATACGATACATTTCTGATTGCCATTATAGTAGGATCTTTGAATCTTATCATGTATTTCTCAACTTTGACTCTGGCTCCAGACAAATTATGGTATCAGTATGTTGGAAGTTTATCTTTGGGAATTTTTATGGCCCAGTTTATATATCAGATGCATGGTATGATTGAAATGCATTTCTTCGCATTTATTGGATCAATCATTCTTATATACTATAGGAACTGGAAGAATCAAATACCCTTGGCGATTTTAGTCATAGTTCATCATGCCCTTTTCGGATACCTGCAGTATACTGGCATGAAAGAAGTTTACTTTACCACCGCAGACTACATGCCTTTAACCACCTTTATTATCCATGCATCACTTGCTGCAATCATTTTTTTTCTATGCGGATATTGGAGTTACGAATTTGAGACATCTGCGAAAATCAGTCTTGCTTCTAATGCAAAACTTACAAGGCAGCTAGAAATTATAAATAAAGGAATCGAATTTGCTGAAAACATTGCAAACGGCAACCTGGAAAAGGAATTTAAAGCTGAAGAAGAAGACAAGCTAGGATTGGCGCTGATAAGGATGCATAAATACATATCCGAAGCAACCCAAAAGACCGAAAATGAAAACTTTGTAAATATTGGTATTGCCAAAATATCCGAGTTAATAAGAGCTAATGACAAAAAATTAGATGACTTGTCTGATAAAGCAATTTCATTTCTTACAAAATATATTGGGGCCAATCAAGGATCACTTTTTATATTAAACGATTATGAAAACGATAAGTATCTTGAATTGATGGGCTGTTATGCTTACGGACAGAAAAAATATATTAAAACTTCAATACTTCCAGGAGAAGGTTTAGCTGGTCAATGTTACCTTGAAAAAGACCTTATCATTCTATCTGATGTACCAAAGGACTATATCCGGATTACCTCTGGCCTTGGGGAAGCTTTGCCAAGATTTGTTGTTATCTGCCCTCTTATGGTAAATGATACGGTTTATGGTGTAATGGAATTTGCCTGTTTCGAAAAAATAGAAAGTCATAAAATCGAGTTATTGAAAAAGGTCGGTGAAAGTCTGGCCGCTTCTATCACTTCTTTGAGGACTAATCTTCAAACCCAAAAGCTGCTTCACGAGACCCAGGTCCAGACTGAATCTATGCGTGAACAGGAAGAGGAGCTGAGACAAAATCTGGAAGAACTCAATGCTTCTCAGGAAGAACTTTCCCGAATTGTATCTATATCCGAAAATCAGAGAGTAGAAATGGAAATCCGAGAAAAGGTTTTTAGTCTTACAACTATCCTTTCAGAATCAGATCTATACGGTAACATTACTTTGGCAAACGAAAAGCTTTGCGAAGTATCCAAGTATTCAGCGGAGGAACTTATTGGCAAACCTCATAAAACATTCCGACACCCTGATATGCCACCAGAGCTTTTCAAAATCTTCTGGTCAACTATTAAAAGGGGAGAAACATTTCATGGCATCATTAAAAATAAAGCAAAAGACGGAAGTCATTATTGGGTAGATGCTCATATCGTTCCCGTCTTTGATGAAAATGGTAATCTCAAAAAGTATATAGGAGCAAGATACCATATTACCAGTGATGAATTTGCTGAAAAGATGTATAACCTGCAAGCTCAAAGATTAGGACTTCCTTTAATTACAGACTCTCAATACATTTAA
- a CDS encoding LysR family transcriptional regulator — protein MIFDFRLKVFYTVSQKLSFTKAAQELFISQPAVTKHIKELEEQTGLALFKRHGNNITLTPAGQVLLKHAQQIFKVYAALENDLSQLQNPESGTIRIGASTTLAQYVLPKILALFKAAHPSIQLHFVSGNSEFIEQQIISEQIDVAIVEGISHHPQIAYEAFAKDEIVLVAHAKSKIGQRGELKPTQLTTLPLILREQGSGTLDVILKALDKDKITLKDLKIELQLESTEAIKHYLLYSESAAFISIHAIGNELKNKELVILEVKGLDIYRTFQFIHLHGKTSRLTDLFKRFCNSHYNF, from the coding sequence ATGATTTTTGACTTCAGACTTAAGGTATTTTATACAGTTTCTCAAAAACTAAGCTTTACTAAAGCCGCTCAGGAGCTTTTCATTTCACAGCCCGCCGTTACTAAGCATATCAAAGAACTGGAAGAACAAACCGGGTTGGCGCTTTTTAAAAGGCATGGGAACAATATTACCTTAACTCCTGCAGGACAGGTATTATTAAAACATGCCCAACAAATTTTCAAGGTTTATGCAGCACTTGAAAATGATCTTTCCCAACTTCAAAATCCGGAAAGCGGAACAATAAGAATAGGAGCCAGTACTACACTTGCACAATATGTTTTACCAAAAATATTGGCACTCTTCAAGGCTGCGCATCCTTCCATTCAGCTTCATTTTGTAAGTGGTAACAGTGAATTTATTGAGCAACAGATAATCTCAGAACAAATAGATGTTGCTATTGTGGAAGGTATTTCTCATCATCCTCAAATTGCCTATGAGGCATTTGCGAAAGACGAAATTGTTTTGGTCGCTCATGCGAAAAGCAAAATAGGGCAACGGGGAGAATTAAAGCCAACTCAATTAACAACATTGCCACTTATACTCAGAGAGCAAGGTTCCGGAACCCTGGATGTAATTTTAAAAGCTTTGGATAAAGATAAAATAACGCTGAAAGATCTTAAAATAGAACTTCAGCTTGAAAGCACAGAAGCAATTAAACATTATCTTCTATACTCTGAATCTGCAGCATTTATTTCTATTCATGCAATAGGAAATGAGCTTAAAAACAAAGAACTCGTTATTCTGGAAGTTAAAGGGCTAGACATTTACAGGACTTTCCAATTTATACACCTTCATGGAAAAACGTCCAGACTTACAGACCTTTTTAAAAGATTTTGCAATAGCCATTATAACTTTTAG
- a CDS encoding glycosyltransferase: protein MMHALYYFLLFASSLITFFLLFPFLTVLVSLLVREKKFQKSSEQKDFGIIITAYKNLLITRPLIESILEQGYDTFQIYLIADDCSAEQILTIPENPKLKICLPPKKLGSKVRSLIFGMSQTIRNHDAIIVMDADNLMHPDFLTVANNYMGAGYTAIQGKRVAKNLDSTTACLDATGELYFNYTQKLVPWILNSSANIAGSGMVIETELFKKYLSSPRIRENSEGLIIAEDKILQNFLVGNNIQIAFAKDALVYDEKISKSDQLVRQRSRWLRSYFENTQYSLQLILSGIERFSFNKFFFGIMTLSPPLFILIFSCAILFVINLLLFPPLSIMMFSGGGIFVLNFLWVLYLGNAPKAIWSNLYGIPAFITYQVLALFTMKKAGKDFLVTEQVKMVSLKELEVEREKNPVQQE, encoded by the coding sequence ATGATGCATGCTTTATATTATTTCTTACTTTTCGCGAGTAGTCTCATTACATTCTTTCTGCTTTTTCCGTTTCTAACAGTTCTTGTTTCACTGTTAGTTAGAGAAAAAAAATTTCAGAAAAGCTCTGAGCAAAAGGATTTCGGCATTATCATAACTGCTTATAAAAATTTACTGATCACACGTCCACTTATAGAATCAATACTTGAACAGGGATATGACACTTTCCAAATATACCTTATTGCAGATGATTGTTCTGCAGAGCAGATATTAACCATTCCTGAAAACCCTAAACTCAAAATCTGTCTTCCGCCTAAAAAGCTTGGGTCTAAAGTCCGTTCCCTTATTTTTGGAATGAGCCAGACCATCAGAAATCATGATGCCATAATAGTTATGGATGCAGATAACCTTATGCATCCTGATTTTCTTACTGTTGCCAACAATTATATGGGTGCAGGATATACTGCTATTCAGGGAAAAAGGGTTGCTAAAAACCTGGATTCTACTACTGCCTGTCTGGATGCAACAGGCGAACTATATTTTAACTACACTCAAAAGCTTGTACCCTGGATATTAAACTCTTCTGCAAATATTGCTGGCTCCGGGATGGTAATCGAAACCGAACTCTTTAAGAAATACCTCTCCTCTCCGAGAATTCGTGAAAACAGTGAAGGTCTCATTATTGCGGAGGATAAAATTCTTCAAAATTTTCTGGTAGGGAATAACATTCAGATAGCATTTGCAAAAGATGCCCTTGTTTATGATGAAAAAATATCCAAATCAGATCAATTGGTAAGACAAAGATCCAGATGGCTTAGATCATATTTTGAAAACACCCAATATTCTCTTCAATTGATTCTATCCGGAATAGAAAGATTCTCTTTCAATAAATTCTTTTTCGGCATTATGACATTATCTCCGCCGCTTTTTATTCTTATTTTCTCCTGTGCAATTCTATTTGTCATAAATCTTTTATTGTTCCCTCCACTTTCAATTATGATGTTTTCAGGGGGGGGTATCTTTGTTTTGAATTTTTTATGGGTACTTTACCTGGGAAATGCGCCTAAAGCGATATGGTCAAATCTTTATGGCATACCGGCATTTATAACCTATCAGGTTCTGGCACTTTTCACCATGAAAAAAGCTGGCAAGGACTTTCTAGTTACCGAACAGGTAAAAATGGTTTCCCTTAAAGAATTAGAGGTCGAAAGAGAGAAAAATCCGGTTCAACAGGAATAA
- a CDS encoding DUF6436 domain-containing protein, with translation MRKGLIIFIVTFCFLAICALLWKEYFRYSLPTSVPSNYKFVNAGLYTSLFKEYKDPILLHFFNPKCPCSKFNSSYIQSLHRRYKDRITFFAVVEQAHIKDYKDQFDFKLITDDGSIADTFGVYATPQAVILKDGKLIYRGNYNKARFCTDKDTYFPEIILDSLLNNKQLPNMPSAASQAYGCNLNSDLNFITTP, from the coding sequence TTGAGAAAAGGTTTAATTATATTTATAGTAACATTCTGTTTTCTTGCTATTTGTGCACTTCTTTGGAAAGAATATTTTAGATACAGCCTTCCAACAAGTGTCCCATCCAACTATAAATTTGTAAATGCAGGGCTTTATACCTCTTTATTCAAAGAATATAAAGATCCAATACTCCTTCATTTTTTCAATCCTAAATGCCCATGTTCGAAATTTAACTCATCATATATTCAATCTCTGCATAGGAGATACAAAGATCGTATAACCTTTTTTGCTGTTGTTGAACAAGCCCATATAAAAGATTATAAGGACCAATTCGACTTCAAACTCATTACAGATGACGGCTCCATTGCAGATACCTTTGGAGTCTATGCTACTCCACAAGCTGTAATCCTTAAAGACGGTAAATTAATATACCGGGGGAATTATAATAAGGCACGTTTTTGCACTGACAAAGACACTTATTTTCCAGAAATCATACTAGACTCTTTATTAAACAACAAGCAATTGCCCAATATGCCTTCGGCAGCGTCTCAAGCATATGGATGCAATCTTAACTCAGATCTTAATTTCATTACTACTCCATGA